One segment of Panicum virgatum strain AP13 chromosome 3K, P.virgatum_v5, whole genome shotgun sequence DNA contains the following:
- the LOC120698131 gene encoding uncharacterized protein LOC120698131, with protein MGMADPPKRIDLTAPLISVRRHGGDGTGPTGLPAYRADATSGPLGLTVPFGWEHRPGHPKSVRTRRAPPLTTANAPSREPAAATAAASERARDDERFSDALSRDDVSCVTVNCSATGLSDAASAGAGARARTAPGARGGVMMDRFLPAAHAVAASSPQSTFRKAGSARDRATRSPAVPSSERTGGGGGRSPAQRPLPLQHIVAYRLPPLPPEGKNENGGVDDDDAGSDAHSTAGFAPRRCGLLPGRCVKSARLLSRGARRVAGRPFLSTGGGSRSATDPLLRRSRNGQQQTGDDPGMQSLEEVYIKSLLRSAGGRGGGGLMGPGAAVASELDRTVRELYRHRGEQAVKPKASHLGLLLVLDRSHEGCGRGYHGSSARKLSRTGDAAPLLPATAKSSPSAGNKLGRGVGKYGFPLLLEDASAVAGREMALSPQPLLSLPLPMSPSESWLSLALPSVSTRRPPAASFLGLHVQSKKHAPLPWCSIDSGKGVDHDGQWQRRARSTEMMEPTLALCCASMRRLCVMAPTVN; from the exons ATGGGCATGGCCGACCCCCCCAAGCGCATCGACCTCACAGCGCCGCTCATCTCGGtccggcgccacggcggcgatgGCACCGGGCCCACGGGGTTGCCGGCGTACAGGGCGGACGCCACGTCGGGGCCCCTGGGCCTCACCGTGCCGTTCGGGTGGGAGCACCGCCCCGGCCACCCCAAGAGCGTCCGCACCCGCCGGGCGCCGCCCTTGACGACCGCCAACGCGCCCTCGCgggaaccggcggcggcgaccgccgcggcctccgagCGCGCGCGGGACGACGAGCGGTTCTCGGACGCGCTCTCCCGAGACGACGTGAGCTGCGTCACCGTGAACTGCAGCGCGACCGGGCTCAGCGACGCCGCGtccgcgggggcgggggcgcgggcgcggacagcgcccggcgcccgcggcggcgtcatGATGGATCGCTTCCTgccggccgcgcacgccgtgGCAGCCAGCTCCCCGCAGAGCACCTTCCGGAAGGCCGGGTCCGCCCGGGACCGGGCCACGCGATCGCCGGCGGTGCCAAGCAGCgagcgcacgggcggcggcggcggcaggtcgcCGGCGCAAAGGCCGCTGCCGCTCCAGCACATTGTGGCGTATCGCctgccgccgctccctcccGAAGGCAAGAACGAGaacggcggcgtcgacgacgacgacgccgggtCCGACGCGCACAGCACGGCGGGCTTCGCGCCCAGGAGGTGCGGGTTGCTCCCCGGCCGGTGCGTGAAGAGCGCCAGGCTGCTCTCCCGCGGAGCGCGGCGAGTGGCAGGCAGGCCGTTCCTGTCCACCGGCGGCGGAAGCCGGAGCGCGACGGATCCGCTGCTGCGGCGATCGCGGAACGGGCAGCAGCAAACTGGAGACGATCCCGGCATG CAATCGTTGGAGGAGGTGTACATCAAATCGCTGCTCCGAtcagccggcggccgcggcggcggtggcctgaTGGgaccgggcgccgccgtggcgtcGGAGCTGGACAGGACGGTGCGGGAGCTCTACAGGCACCGAGGAGAACAGGCCGTCAAGCCGAAGGCGAGCCATCTGGGTCTGCTCCTGGTCCTCGACAGGTCACACGAAGGTTGCGGCCGCGGGTACCACGGCTCGTCGGCGCGGAAGCTCTCTAGAaccggcgacgccgcgccgctgctgccggcaACTGCCAAAAGCTCGCCGAGCGCCGGGAATAAGCTCGGGCGCGGCGTCGGCAAGTACGGCTTCCCGCTGCTCCTAGAAgacgcgtcggccgtcgccggGCGCGAGATGGCGCTGTCGCCGCAGCCCCTGCTCTCGCTGCCGCTGCCCATGTCGCCCTCGGAGTCGTGGCTGTCGCTCGCGCTGCCTTCCGTGTCAACGCGGCGGCCCCCGGCGGCGTCGTTCCTGGGCCTCCATGTGCAGTCCAAGAAACATGCTCCGCTGCCGTGGTGCTCCATTGATTCGGGCAAGGGCGTCGACCATGACGGGCAATGGCAGAGGCGTGCACGATCTACAGAAATGATGGAACCTACCCTGGCATTATGTTGTGCGTCGATGCGTCGACTTTGCGTGATGGCGCCAACCGtcaactag
- the LOC120698132 gene encoding tubby-like F-box protein 9, giving the protein MVSWRRSASWLSSASRSSLGGAVGGEAKVTPEVDPAAQEVVVEEEVDEERWSRLLPELLTEIVRRVDAGAERWPLRRDVVVCACVCRRWRDAAFSVVRPPLEGGRITFPSSLKQPGPRDAPMHCFIRRDKKNSTFSLHLSLTQALMDKGKFLLAARRFRQGAHTEYIISYDYDDLHPGSTSYIGKLRSDFLGTKFIIYDSQAPYDGAKPSRSRSSRRFASKQISPQVSGGNYEVGQVTYKFNFLKSRGPRRMQCSIQCPVGQGTASDPSEEKTPARNSLDLKNKAPRWHEHLQCWCLNFHGRVTVASVKNFQLVATAGSGGPWGVGDEETVILQFGKIEDDAFTMDYRQPLSAFQAFAICLTSFGTKLACE; this is encoded by the exons ATGGTCTCCTGGCGGCGCAGCGCGTCCTGGCTGTCGTCCGCCTCCCGCTCCTCgctcggcggcgccgtcggcggGGAGGCGAAGGTCACGCCGGAGGTGGATCCGGCGGCccaggaggtggtggtggaggaggaggtcgacGAGGAGCGGTGGTcgcgcctgctcccggagctgCTCACGGAGATCGTGCGGCgcgtcgacgccggcgccgagcgGTGGCCGCTGCGGCGGGACGTGGTGGTCTGCGCCTGCGtgtgccggcggtggcgggacgCCGCGTTCTCGGTGGTGCGGCCGCCGCTCGAGGGCGGGAGGATCACCTTCCCGTCGTCGCTCAAGCAG CCTGGACCCAGGGATGCACCGATGCACTGCTTTATCAGGAGGGACAAAAAGAACTCAACCTTTTCCCTCCACCTCAGCTTAACACAGG CCCTAATGGATAAAGGGAAGTTTCTTTTGGCTGCTCGAAGGTTCAGGCAAGGAGCACATACAGAATATATCATCTCTTATGACTATGATGATCTTCACCCAGGAAGCACTTCATATATTGGAAAGTTGAG ATCTGACTTCCTGGGGACAAAGTTCATCATCTATGATAGCCAGGCACCATATGATGGTGCTAAACCCTCGAGGAGCCGATCTAGTCGTCGCTTTGCAAGTAAGCAGATTAGCCCACAGGTTTCAGGAGGCAATTACGAAGTAGGACAGGTGACATATAAGTTCAACTTCCTGAAATCAAGAGGACCAAGACGAATGCAGTGCAGTATCCAGTGCCCTGTAGGTCAGGGTACTGCATCAGATCCTTCCGAAGAGAAAACACCTGCCCGGAATTCCTTAGATCTAAAGAACAAAGCTCCACGATGGCACGAACATCTGCAATGCTGGTGCTTAAATTTCCATGGCCGGGTGACGGTCGCCTCTGTGAAGAACTTCCAGCTCGTTGCCACGGCTGGTTCTGGTGGACCATGGGGCGTTGGAGACGAGGAGACGGTGATCCTGCAATTTGGTAAGATAGAGGACGATGCATTCACGATGGACTACCGGCAGCCTCTTTCAGCCTTCCAGGCATTCGCCATCTGCCTCACCAGCTTTGGCACGAAGCTGGCTTGTGAATAA